DNA from Diabrotica virgifera virgifera chromosome 10, PGI_DIABVI_V3a:
aagccacgttggtcgagcgatttaagactttgttacattgcattgaaaataagtaagtgttggatcataggttcaaatcccctgcactgcaatactttaaaccagtcaaccaacttggcttttttattttattccaaagaaataaaacatttttttcttatttttgtatatatcttactcagatcacataactaattagattattttattaagaattaaaaaagaaaaagagctggtacccacaataaaacagttaaaatcgaatacatccgacacattgtaagaaagagcgaagatatgaactgctgcaactaattttacagagaaaagtagaagaaaaccaggaaggtgaaggattttctggctaaaaaatctatatatgtggtgcagcacaacaactacaaatcttttcagtacattagtatgcaaagtatatatttctaggataatcgtcaacatccaaaatggatgagcactacaagaagaagtagatatattggggatcgggaaagttcgggcatactcgaactacgctctaagaacaaacgctgaagattttttttaattgatatgtatttttatttccatactaattttttagtattaactacacaatctacaaaaattaaaatttttcaaatacttttaatatttaaaggtacctactgaaattttttggtaattattaatgtttcacatgctctaagaacaaacgtcgaagatttttttaatttataatcatttttatttccttactaatttttagtattaactacacaatctacaaaaaaaaattaaaatttttcaaatattttttaatattcaaaggtatgtaccatcttcttttttgtagtaactccatttttaaatacacactcgagacattttcttttttgtaccatgagattttaacacttttttaagtctcctgtattgctttactctattatgttttataatattttagtattagaagaccaatttatacTAAGCTACAACGAATGTCTCTTTGGAATTATTGTGTTATCAGATACATAATATACACCTATCATAATCCTATAAAGccaatccaaattctacaaaaaaatcgtaattacacgaggttagacaacttcataaaaatcaaaataaattaaagatgttactcaacagattaaacagacagtgaataaaatggtgaaatagtaaatttttccaataaaactgtgtgaattagattttttttttcggtaaatagaaaaattcgttgaagtttttcagaaatattgtaaaataggctaaatatactcagttttttgggcattcagccaacattgctttaaactttttaagtaaataatgttgtaattgtataaatacatcgtcagaatgaaagagattggttggtatagtttttgaaaacatagttattgctgcataatatatcatagtgatacctatttcataatttataaattaactggatgatggataattagaaacgatcttaaaattcttgaaataataagtatgaacaatataaattttaattcatgtttagactaaataaacaagatttcatgagattttaaaccttttttaagtctcctgtattgctttactctattatttttttataatattttagtattagaagaccaatttatactaagctacaaagaatgtctctttgaaattattgcgtaatcagatacacatacctatcataattcaatacaaccagtccaaattctacaaaaaatcgtaattagaggaggttagaaaacttcttaaaaatcaaaataaattaaagatgttactcaaaagattaaaaagacagtgaataaaaatggtaaatagcaaagttttccgataaaactgcgtgaattagattttttttttcgctaaatagacaaattcgttgaagtttttcagaaatattgtaaaagaggctaaatatactcagtttcttggacattcagccaacattactttaaaattttcaagtgaataatgtatataatatgtatttgttgtatcgatagttttgcttgtaagatgtttatttcgtatctcatgcactctgatattcgtaatttacttcttagttctattatgtattgtttatttaattcgatatttctttttttgtaagattttaatgatacggtgaaacagtaaatttttccaataaatatgggtgaattagttttcttttttggttatatggtgtaacaacctagacacctttttttccagaagtaatgatattttatttcaatatttccatcgtcactacgatgagagtcgtaggtaatcatttaattttagaaaatatttatcctgaataagattcaaatttacatgtctatcaagtttgttttgtttaggcaagcaggcactaattcgtaaaattatttttccttaacttgatttaattccaaagcataaacattcactgatatactatttactatttcaaacttcgagttatgacttattggagcttccaagtcctcggttttcaaaacagtatatggatatgacgatgtaagttctttatttattttattttagctggatcttcttcttcaagtgccatctccgcgacggaggtcggcaatcatcatagctattcggaccttggagacagctgctctgaaaagttcgtttgatgtacatccgtaccattctctcaggttgcgcagccacgatattctgcgtctccctatgcttctttttccttgaatctttccctgcataatgagttggagcaagttgtatctctctccacgtgtaatatgtccgagatattccaattttctggttttaattgtatttaagacttccatttctttgttcatctttctcagaacctctttgtttgtgacgtgttctgtccatgatatttttagaattcttctatatacccacatctcgaatgattccagttttttcattgatgcagcattcaaggtccaagcttccattccgtaaaacagagtcgagaaaacgtagcacctagccaaccttattcttagctctaaccttagatctcttgtgcagagcacttttctcattttgttaagctggataaagagagctaataatcatctaataaaagcaattttgatcatcatttttgatatttatgtaccaaattatgtacagttttttagacgttgtcaacactgctttaaaatatttcggcaaataatggtgtaattgtagaaatacatttgaaactagccaatatgaaggagattggttggtagcgtttttttgaaagcataatatcttaaggagttacttattgcatttataaattaactcgatgatgggtaagtaaaaattgggtaatatgtattgaaaatgtgacagtatacctacaacaaaagacacgatatcttaaaatttttgaaataataaatatgaatactaatatcctatttcaagctggatgagaagctagaagatagaactagaaattttaattcatgtttagacgaaatagtcaagatttttgaatttggtgtgcctcttgtatggcttttccaatgcttgaattttgtatcttatacataccgtattattttcttccatatacaaatgtatcacaatatgaaagttctaatctgattctgattctaattctaatttttccataagtgaattagaaacctgtttaaaatgcaattaaaatactgtacttatagaatgattaagaaaatttccgattgtagtaatggcgttagtgcaaataaagaattatatcgacacacaccttaagtttccagatggttggtaagaatatatttagttcgaattattttaaaaccgtccaaagatccttcgaaacctagttcgaattattttaaaaccgtccaaagatccttcgaaaccagaatcataccagggtaaattcttagagtcatgcgtactaaaaacattcgaaagaatgattaagtcataattaataatgacattattttctacctacgtatcgtgtatttttcgtgttttttttgtatctttcgtaaaacaataaggagcgcaagaaaatttattatttattatttttattgtgaataagccacatttttactttaaaattagtttattttgatctatcgatttccctttcggagatcattctcatagtacaaatgtatttgatttttttttgattggatcaatagaagttcgattttttgcttattattaacttgtgtatacccataataagtaattttctcaatcggattactctaattatactaaaagacttttgctttgaaaatttgcgacctatttctattagatatcttccttttagatatattttttgtctttgtcatttatattgcactaagtcgaagttctttttcatatcgatgaattcaatttgttttatgcatgggattttatttgagatcacatttaaaacgtactttataacaaaaatttgtattctccaactgattagaactctaaatctggtttgaaaataatatgagaaatatcggtggtttggacttagcgaaagaatttatctgatatgtattgtaggtattatcgatataatgatagatttagcaattagtggcttgcatatatttatgcttcatatactgacattttgcacctagggagagataatgtaaatattgagagttgcatggtaaaaataagaggtttactggtttggacataatgaaagaacgcctgtgtataatagagtacgaaagatttggatgtttctcagtaaaaacgaaaatactaaagcccttttgacatgctgatgtatttgatttttatgtctgactagaactctaaatctggtttgcatacagagtgagttttatgtatggaaacactcaattatctcggaaacggcttgcaagatttttatagattttgatgggtatgaattttctgaggcggtctatattatagtgacaattacattgttgtcagattttacgtttttctggaaatccaattccgtatttctaataggacaagaagtcgttatttgagttttgaagtcctaaagaaatactgattatttttcatgttattttccctacaactaaatgtcataatttcgaagttattgctacatttattaaaaaaaatttaaacaaattataaaaaccaatagtgtacaaaagtatacaacacgatagtatacgaaaagtttggatgtttcttagtagaaacgaaaatactaaaacccttttgacatgctgatgtatttgatttttatgcttgactagaactctaaatctggtttgaaaataatgtgagaaatatcggtggtttggacttagcgaaagaatttatctgatatgtattttaggtattagcgatataatgatagatttagcaattggtggtttgcatatatttgtattccattttgatacactgatattttctaggaagaaataatgtaaatattgagagttgcgtgttaaaaataagaggtttactagtttggacatatagaaagaacgcccgtgtataatattttacgaaagatttggatgtttctcagtagaaaagaaaatactaaagcctttttgacatgctgatgtatttgatttttatgccattgtattttattggttgaggtactgtaagttacgattggacggaaaatacgtatctaagacccttttgacatgatgtattttatttttctgtcactgaactctattggttaaatcgtatcatttgagaattcgtatgtccctattgcaccaagaggaccgaagatacagaactcctttttaacattctgctctatttgatttttctgtgtctggtggttaaatcatttgtatctaatgtctttatggcatgatgttatgtttaatttttctatattattcaatttgttaaatcacatgatacctcgcatatctctcagagagggatggattggacatatcaaaatactgcttctattatatcttatacgttatcaggggcattagttacgtattttcaggatacagccaaaagggcattagttatatcttctgttttattggtccaatcgtgacgtaaaagtcggacctccaccacaaaacgagacaaaaatgagcagaatggaccttaaattttttttttaatttccccagcatctggggaaaaattgattttctatctaactctaatacacaggctcttatgggaggcgctgttgctagatattgcgaaatgcccagtttgtcagtagatctagGGAAATTTTTTTGTGTACCCATACCGGTgggcactacatacctacaacttttattgtctatgcctctctacgttatgCCATTTAGGCATGCCTACAACCTTTATTGTCCATGTCTCTCCTTACGTCTATgtctctctacgttaagccgtttaggtactacatacctacaacttttattgtctatgcctctctttttacttgtgtatatataattttctcaatcgaattactctaaaagacttttgctttgaaaatttgcaatctcTTTCTATTAAAtgtcttccttctagattttttttgtctttgtcatttataatgcactcagtcgaagttctttttcatatcgatgaattcaatttgttttatgtatgggattttatttgagatcatatttagaacgaattatggtagattccttcaacgtaatatctgtatcaggacaaattcaaataaaaatagcgaatttaactaaaaatactgaaatggaataaaaatggtgaatttgaataaaaatggcgaattggtggcaccaaatgttatggccgtagataaaatatagtatgcagctcgtaacggttagtttatggattaaataacatattcgatactccccacacctttaacgtaccacaatctccaatcagaccaatgcaGATGTAATGTCACCATCGCTTAAGCATACTAAATTatcggtcgtagataaaatatagtatgcaacacgtagagcttagatttctgcacgtgactggcttaaataacatattatgtaaaagaagaagaatagacagttgacaaaaagaagaagagcgTGGCGACTAGCACAGTTTTTAATTTATTcactattttaatttaaaaatagagtcatctagcggctaatagctaaactatggtagatttcttcgacgtaatgaCTGTGTCAAggcaaattggaataaaaatggcgaattggaataaaaatgacgaattggaataaaaatggtgaatgggaataaaaatggcggattggaATAAAAAGGGTGAATTGGTGGCGCCATCTAGCggaaaataactatggtagattccattatggaagattccttgtgacgtcagcatctatctcactcttactcattggaaaggtacttctctctctaacacattgatttccctatccTGATAGTCGTAGTAACTTTGGTTATCTACTGACACGCTCGAGTCCATTTCCTCACATCTGATTTAATGGATGGCCAAACATATCGCTGTGTGATCATCTTCACAGAACTGTTGATTCCGGGATGTGCTAGATGTAAAAATTGCCATTCGAAGTGGTTTCGGTATAAATGGTCTGGCTGTAGATGTTGATATGTCGCAGTACAAACTCACGTTTTGCTCGGAAAAACGTATTTTCTTCATTTGTAGTGATGTTTTCTCACTTAAAAAAGTTTGCAGTTCTGGATCAGTTTCTTGTGCGAGAGCTAAGTCAGTGATGTCGATATCTTTCTTGATGTTATCGACTCGAGATAGTGCGTCTGCCACAATATTTGTTAAACCAAAAATGTGCTGAATGTTAGTGCAAAACTGTCCTATATAGTCTAAATATCTAAACTGTCTAGGACTACATTTATCTAGCTTCTGAGTAAAGGCGAAGGTGATTGGTTTCTGGTCTGTGTATATAGTTATGTCCTTGCCTTCGATCATATGTCTGAAGTGTTTTATGGCTAGATATATAGCTAATAGTTCTCTGTCGTATGCACTATATTTCTTTTCGCTAGGTGAGAATTTCTTAGAAAAGAAAGCTAAAGGTTTCATACCTGTATTCGTTTTTTGTTGTAGTACAGCTCCCGCACAAAAATCAGAAGCGTCACAAGTGATGGAGATATCAACATCGTTTACAGGGTGGCTCAGTAAAGCAGCGTTAGCTAAACTGTTTTTGCAGTCGTCAAAGGCTTGGATTCGCTGTGGTGTCCATTCGATTGGTGCTTTTCCTTTGACATTACCTTTTAGGGCATCATGTAGTGGTGCTTGTAGCTCAGCTGCATTGGGTATGAAACTTCGGTAGAAGTTTAACATACCTAGAAATCTGCGTAGGTCTTTCACTGTTTTTGGCTGAGTGAAATTCTGTACAGCTGCTACTTTTTCTTGTGGAGGTGTGAGTCCTCCGTCTGATACTGtgtatcccaaaaaggtaatctcGTTTTTGCCGAATTGACACTTCGCTGGATTTATCACAACGCCAAACTGCTTGAGCCTTTTGAAAATCTCTTCTAAATGCGACATACGCTGCTCTTCGGATTCTGATGCAATGAGAATGTCATCGATGTAGGCGTAGGCGAAGTCTAGACCACGTAAAATCTCGTCTATGAAACGCTGGAATGTCTGTCCTGCGTTTCGTAAACCAAAAGGCATATATAAGTATTCGTACAGCCCAAATGGTGTGGTAACGGCGGTTTTTGGTATGTCATCGGTGGCTACTGGTATCTGGTTGTATGCTCTCACTAAATCTATTGTAGAGAAAATTGTCTTACCAGCTAGCGCCTGACCGAAATCTTCGATGTGCGGAATTGGATATCGATCTGGAACTGTTTTTTGGATGAGACGTCAATAATCTCCGTAGGGTCTCCATTCCTCACCTTTCTTCGGGACCATGTGCAGTGGAGTAGACCAGTTACTTTTCGATGGTCTTATGATGCCTAGCCGTAAAAGATTTTCGAACTCTTTTTTAGCCCATTGCAGTTTGTCAGGTGCTAATCGTCGAGGCTTCGAAAAAACGGGTGGACCTGGTGTTGTATCGATGTGGTGCTTTGTTTGATGTTGAATGTCTTTCACGATACCGGCGGGTCGCGTGATTTCCGGAAATCGTAGCAGCAGTTCGTGGTAACGCGACGCTTCCGCGATAGTCTTTATGCTGCCGTCGAAACACTCTTTAACGGGTCCCTTTGTTCGAAGGGTTGTCGTACTGTCTACTAAGCACTGGTTAGCAATGTCCACTAGGAGCGCGAAATGGGAAAGAAAATCGGCTCCGATAATGGGCTTTGAAATGTCCGCCACTACGAATCGCCACGTAAAATCACGCCGTAGTCCGATGTTTAATGTCAAGTTCACATAGCCGTATGTCGCGATTTTAGTGTCATTGGCCGCGTATCGTTCGTATAAAGTCTTTTCGCGTGCACCCCGTACATATTTCCGCGGGAAAACGCACAGATCGGCACCGGTGTCgactaaaaactgtttttttgtatCATAGTCTGTTACGTAAAGGCGGCGAGACTTTGGGCTTCGATCGGATGCCGCATCTACCGACTGCCCGCGACGTTTCCCTGGTGCTTGCACGGAGGAGAGCACTTTTGAGCCTGGTCACCAAAACGGTAGTGGTACCAACAAATATCACTATTACGTTCCCTGCTGTAGCTCCTGTCTCTAGGATAAGGTCTGCCTCTTGAGTTGCTGCGGTTTCGACGGTATGTGTTAGCTTGTGCTTGAGCATTTGACAAGCTGGATAGCTGGATTTTCATTTCAGCTAATTCGGCTGTCAATTTCTCTATGGTACTTTCAAGAGCGTTAGAAGCTTCTGAAATTTGGGCCCTAGGAGCTATCGCTTCAGATATTGTGTCAGCTAGCTCGGCAACTGCGTCCAAACTAGCTTTAGCTTGAGTAGCTAAAATAGCCTGTGTAGATGCTGGCAGTCTACCTAACCACAGAGACCTTACAATATTTTCTGGTACCGTTGTGCCTGCTAAAGACTGTAAATGTCGTAAGAACTGCGAAGGTCTTCGATCGCCCAGTTCTTCATGCTCGAGTAgtcttttaatcttttgttgCTGTGATGAACTAAGTCTCTTAATTAATtctgattttaatttttcataccTCTCTGTGGCTGGTGGTGAAACAATGATGTCCCTAACTTCTAATATGTAGGCTGTGTCTAAATTGGCAACTATATAGTTGAATTTGGTTGCGTCACTTGTTATATTTGCCAGTGTAAATTGGTTTTCTACTTGCAGGAACCATATTTCAGGATCGTTGGGCCAGAAAGGTGGGATTTTAACTGAAATCCGATCCACTGAGGCACTGGTATTGACACTGGTGTTAGCGTCCGTCATTTTCGATATtcactgtatttaaaaaaaaccggCAAAAATGTAATATTATTAACACtaactcttttttaaattttcgcggCGGTTTAAAATACTCGCGAGGGTCACCAatattccgatgggtgagttgcggaatttaattaaaaatggatataataaaacaaacggtaattttatttttgcaacgaaaatgtgttcgtttaggtctctcggagagggtcgCGTCGGTATGTGTGAATGGTTCGCATGCTGCGTAGTGACTAAAGAAAGCAACCACAAACGATGATAATGTTTGTATTCCTTTTCCCCTGACCAGATGATCACATAAATCACTATCAAGTCTGGCGTCTACTTTTACGgttttaagaaaaacaatttcGTATGCATAGCTAGTGTTGACACATTAACTGtctgataaaatacttaattaatgagggTGCAGTTTGTTGCCGCATAGACGAACAACAGATGTCACAGGGTAAGGCCATAACCTTCGTATTTGAATATGCAGTTTGAATGACTAACGTTGTTTTGTTTTTGAGAAAgaatattaaaattacaattagcaaaaatagtaattaaagcgtatcgctatagaccttttctgtttggaatgattcaaaaaacctaaaaaaactttgttcgatgcaaaaagaacaaaaaacaacctaatctttcccctcgcctcaCAAGCtgttatgctgttcagaatcgcctgtcattgtaaacatttcttctaaatgacttactcaaacacatacttaaatttaaattttacaagagaaagtttattttacgcCCTAAACTATGCACCTTTTGATTCACCTgttagatacacgtgcagggctgatgcctgccaggtcatggtttttatcCTTGGTGTGCCATGACTTATCACTATAGGTACAAATTTCTAGcattacaggaagaccgttactcgaagagttcactagctcttagactaacaCCATCGACGGCAGGAACCTCATCAAGCAGCGCAATAAAATGGTCGCCTCAAATTCATTTTAATAACTGtaacattcaaaatataaatatatcaaCATAATTTTCCTTTCCCGTTTtctgtccatttttaataaacaaatcaaacaAAGATTTtctatataatatctatgtattgtgacaaaataaataaatttgaatatattatttttgttgttaatgatcatagaaaaaatcaggtatacaacttgcatttaattattgTCATTATGATGCTCGTTTTCCATACGACACACGCCGCTTCGCGGCTCGTGATCGTACCCGTCATACTCGCATCATAATGACCGTCATTAATTGCTCGTTGCATTATACTATTATACCTCAGAAACGAAATGTTATACAAATATCATCTCACCCCACCCAAGTAGGTCATATAGAAGGTAGGGTAGATATGTTTGTAAGATTACGATTAAAATAGAAATGTTTAACAGCCCATTTTTATTTACTGTTAGAAAtccattttttcttttatttctcatGTTCACGGTTAGATTTATGCGGACATGAGGGACGTCATGCGGGATAAAGCGCTAGTCCCGTCCAGAGTCTTGTCCCGCAGAAAAATCGCAGTCCCGTCCCGCGTCCAATAGGACAGCAAACATCGCTGTCCCGTCTCGCGTCCAATCAGATAGCAAAAATCGCTGTCCCGTCCCGTCCCGCGGGACAAAATTTTGGACAAAGTAAGGAACGGGATATCCCGCGTGCATCCGTAGATGATATACGAAGATGGAACATGTGCAAATCTATTAGGGAATTTGGAGGaacaaaaagaatattaaaaCAACCATCTACACCTTACCCAAATATTAGTttgtcttcttcttttggtgcctattcgtttagaatattggcgatcattctggctatattcattttattaactgatgatttaaatagattagttgttgttatggagaaccatttcctcaggttttttaaccatgatattcttcttctccaaattcctcgctttccaaatagtttaccttgaaggattacatttagtaatctgtatttagtgccgtttctcattatgtgtccgagatattctaactttctccttttaatggtatacatcacctctctttctttctcCATTCTTCGTAACAAGGTCTCGTCGGTTATCTTGTCCGtgcatgatatccttaggattcgcctgaaTAGTGTGTTCGTTTGTAAGATGTGAAATTTTTTGCTTCTCCTTTTAAACCTTTCATTGATGTCATATTTTATACAGTTTGTAAAAggcaaatggaataaattcattatttcatgaatgagcaattttggaaataaatcccgaaacaagtcgattttcatttttaaattatgatttttgttggcatgtatatcatactagtggcgtcatccatctgggcgtgatgacgtaaccgatgatttttaaaatgggaataggggttgtgttcTAGATCATTtaaaaggatattcaattctctattcaataatataaatattaacataattatttataaaggttgtccaaaaaaaatttttttaactaaattaatgtacacaaaaataaaagtgtatgtaatttatttacttcaaaatacattttactgctgtcagaaaacagaaaaaatgtttatttcataaaataaacattgattttatgTTCaatgcttaaattaaatgttcaagctgccaacCACCTGCTTCTTCTCTTGGCAGTTTGTTTATTTACGaattaacttttttttctgttttctgacagcagtaaaat
Protein-coding regions in this window:
- the LOC126893119 gene encoding uncharacterized protein LOC126893119; its protein translation is MTDANTSVNTSASVDRISVKIPPFWPNDPEIWFLQVENQFTLANITSDATKFNYIVANLDTAYILEVRDIIVSPPATERYEKLKSELIKRLSSSQQQKIKRLLEHEELGDRRPSQFLRHLQSLAGTTVPENIVRSLWLGRLPASTQAILATQAKASLDAVAELADTISEAIAPRAQISEASNALESTIEKLTAELAEMKIQLSSLSNAQAQANTYRRNRSNSRGRPYPRDRSYSRERNSDICWYHYRFGDQAQKCSPPCKHQGNVAGSR